From the genome of Elusimicrobiota bacterium, one region includes:
- a CDS encoding alpha/beta fold hydrolase, whose product MMMRISKVVVVFVSAVVLSVMYGCDTRDIGKSDMIRPRNCVFNAMPVSINTSDGVILAGRYFRVKDGTNKVVIMLHGLGSDKNEWLSFASTSAAAGYDVLIYDLRGHGESVKSLDGKKVDYRTYTSAGAGSEWAKMVDDLNAVVKYVVEQKGVSEHNIILCG is encoded by the coding sequence ATGATGATGAGGATTAGTAAGGTTGTTGTAGTCTTTGTCAGTGCGGTAGTATTATCCGTGATGTACGGATGTGATACCCGTGATATTGGGAAATCGGATATGATAAGACCCCGAAATTGTGTATTCAATGCTATGCCTGTCAGTATTAATACTTCTGACGGGGTTATCCTCGCGGGGAGGTATTTCAGAGTGAAGGATGGTACTAACAAAGTTGTTATCATGCTTCACGGGTTGGGTAGCGATAAAAATGAGTGGCTATCTTTTGCATCAACTTCTGCAGCAGCGGGGTATGATGTCCTGATATACGACCTTCGCGGGCATGGGGAGAGCGTTAAAAGTCTCGATGGTAAAAAGGTTGATTACCGTACGTATACCTCTGCAGGTGCTGGTTCGGAATGGGCAAAGATGGTGGATGACCTTAATGCTGTGGTGAAGTATGTTGTTGAACAAAAAGGTGTGTCCGAACATAATATAATTCTCTGCGG